One stretch of Microbacterium terrae DNA includes these proteins:
- a CDS encoding helix-turn-helix domain-containing protein, with protein MIRPRLDRPAFDADILLPRIARTRLDSLLLPDRPSRRAVVVGTAGSGKTRLLQSIRSALAAAGAPTTWIEPGRVTAPPSTTANTVLFVDDLDLLDDEAMQRIVSATEDASASVIASVHPGPVSADVDRIMHVLERASAAIVIGSLTAADLTEPGTAPEHARECIDELIGRTGGIAWLMTAALSLHPTACDDPAGHSVIHAALIDEIAHRVEMLDPAVRDAVEAACLAEGDALDPALAARAHAAGLAQRGGRASPLVRSAVVATAAASRVADNWPALAADHVDDVVRLAPLAVSQGDPQAAARFAQEGWLAVPEDAARAAALFEAAALAGGAPDCALGQAIASFGLGDIDAAALRADSLLADDDGDDRLSDLSASLWAARGLPDQADAVYRARPPTAPTSRASAAVSALAIGDAAILRADELDPSAAATPTTRSVAADFLRRGLRDTVDGDGAHALDRLVRASSLTTASGGADPMPEYPAVLAALTAINTGELEIAERVLADALQGRQGGGAAADRLRLWSAWVAILQDRPHEAGTSLEAAEGSGRALGERDRLLAAGIRLALARRYSDHEALSAQWRRSRASLLSARFDLYSLHVLGEFVIAAARLQLASSVLDRSFADALELVDGLGGAPCWAAHAHWTGIQRAILHSSPEELKPHARALVAAAPRSRVAARMAHAGRVWTTVLAASVDGDEVESAAKGLASVGLAWDGARLAGHGAARSSDRKVSARLLACARQLHPHGQSATVAGDPVAPAPAVDAGVVTPAGVLSPREREVAELVVQGKTYVEIGQAMFISPRTAEHHIARIRTRLSATSRSDLMAKLRATLGGEPDPGLSP; from the coding sequence ATGATCCGACCGCGCCTGGACCGGCCGGCCTTCGACGCCGACATCCTGCTGCCCCGCATCGCCCGCACGCGGCTGGACTCCCTGCTGCTGCCCGACCGGCCGTCGCGGCGCGCGGTGGTTGTCGGAACCGCCGGGTCGGGCAAGACGCGGCTGCTGCAGTCGATCCGCTCCGCGCTGGCCGCCGCCGGCGCCCCGACGACGTGGATCGAACCGGGGCGCGTCACCGCTCCCCCGTCGACGACCGCCAACACCGTGCTCTTCGTGGACGACCTCGATCTGCTCGACGACGAAGCGATGCAGCGGATCGTCTCGGCGACGGAGGATGCCTCGGCCAGCGTCATCGCGAGCGTGCATCCCGGACCGGTCAGCGCCGACGTCGACCGCATCATGCACGTGCTGGAACGCGCATCCGCCGCGATCGTCATCGGGTCGCTCACCGCAGCGGACCTGACGGAGCCCGGCACCGCACCCGAGCACGCGCGGGAGTGCATCGACGAACTCATCGGACGCACCGGGGGGATCGCCTGGCTCATGACGGCCGCGCTGTCGCTGCATCCGACCGCCTGTGACGACCCGGCCGGGCACAGCGTGATCCACGCCGCACTCATCGACGAGATCGCGCACCGCGTGGAGATGCTCGATCCCGCCGTGCGGGACGCGGTCGAGGCGGCCTGCCTCGCGGAGGGCGACGCGCTCGACCCGGCCCTCGCCGCCCGCGCGCACGCCGCCGGGCTCGCGCAGCGCGGCGGCCGGGCCAGCCCACTCGTCCGCTCCGCAGTCGTCGCGACCGCCGCCGCGTCGCGCGTCGCCGACAACTGGCCGGCGCTGGCGGCGGATCACGTCGACGACGTGGTGCGGCTGGCACCTCTCGCCGTGAGCCAGGGCGACCCGCAGGCCGCCGCACGGTTCGCGCAGGAGGGGTGGCTCGCCGTGCCGGAAGACGCCGCCCGCGCAGCCGCGCTGTTCGAGGCGGCCGCCCTGGCAGGAGGAGCGCCGGACTGCGCGCTGGGACAGGCCATCGCGAGCTTCGGCCTGGGAGACATCGACGCGGCCGCGCTGCGCGCCGACAGCCTGCTGGCCGACGACGACGGCGACGACCGCCTCTCCGACCTGTCGGCCAGCCTGTGGGCGGCACGCGGCCTGCCCGATCAGGCCGACGCTGTGTATCGCGCTCGCCCGCCGACAGCCCCCACGTCGCGGGCGAGCGCGGCCGTGTCGGCCCTCGCGATCGGCGATGCCGCCATCCTGCGCGCTGATGAGCTCGATCCGAGCGCCGCCGCGACGCCGACGACGCGCTCCGTGGCCGCGGACTTCCTCCGACGCGGCTTGCGCGACACGGTCGACGGCGATGGTGCGCACGCCCTCGATCGCCTCGTCCGCGCGTCGAGCCTGACCACCGCGTCGGGCGGAGCCGACCCGATGCCCGAGTACCCGGCGGTGCTGGCGGCGCTCACGGCGATCAACACCGGCGAACTCGAGATCGCCGAGCGGGTGCTCGCCGATGCGCTCCAGGGCCGGCAGGGCGGGGGTGCCGCTGCCGACAGGCTCCGCCTGTGGTCGGCCTGGGTTGCGATCCTGCAGGACCGCCCGCACGAGGCCGGCACCTCGCTCGAGGCGGCCGAGGGCTCGGGGCGCGCGCTGGGCGAACGCGATCGCCTCCTCGCCGCCGGGATCCGGCTCGCCCTGGCACGGCGCTACTCCGACCACGAGGCGCTGAGCGCGCAGTGGCGCCGCTCCCGCGCGAGCCTGCTCTCGGCACGATTCGACCTGTACAGCCTGCATGTGCTCGGCGAGTTCGTCATCGCCGCGGCGCGCCTGCAGCTCGCGTCATCGGTGCTCGACCGCAGCTTCGCCGATGCGCTCGAACTCGTGGACGGGCTCGGCGGTGCACCCTGCTGGGCGGCGCACGCGCACTGGACGGGAATCCAGCGCGCGATCCTGCACAGCAGCCCCGAGGAGCTCAAGCCGCACGCCCGTGCGCTGGTGGCCGCCGCGCCGCGCAGCCGGGTCGCCGCGCGGATGGCCCACGCCGGACGCGTGTGGACGACCGTGCTCGCGGCATCCGTCGACGGCGACGAGGTCGAGAGCGCCGCGAAAGGACTCGCCTCGGTCGGTCTGGCATGGGACGGAGCTCGCCTCGCCGGCCACGGCGCTGCGCGGTCGAGCGACCGCAAGGTCTCGGCGCGCCTGCTGGCCTGCGCGCGGCAGCTGCACCCGCACGGACAGTCCGCGACGGTCGCCGGCGACCCCGTCGCCCCGGCTCCCGCAGTCGACGCGGGCGTCGTCACCCCCGCCGGCGTGCTGAGCCCGCGCGAGCGCGAGGTCGCGGAACTCGTGGTGCAGGGCAAGACCTACGTCGAGATCGGGCAGGCGATGTTCATCTCGCCGCGCACCGCCGAACATCACATCGCGCGCATCCGCACCCGGCTGTCGGCCACCTCGCGGTCCGATCTCATGGCCAAACTGCGGGCCACACTCGGGGGCGAACCCGACCCGGGCCTGAGCCCCTAG
- a CDS encoding IniB N-terminal domain-containing protein, producing MSVTLATVAEALIEFILSLLRDPDAAEEFAKDPDGALAQRGLGNVTASDVQAVTPVVIDRVQVIPAPSGSGGGGGGGDDHSTPVSIVVSQAAAPAVREIQNITQNFTWADNRASIVDQSTNQSIWAGGDVTQVFDQEAAVASGDDAIAAGEDVDIDQTSDHSVTVTAGGAVNIGSDTTVTVVEDSYNDTTDNSVTTDNSTTATIVASGNDGLQVTTSESSGNTTSTTTETTSSTQVVLTDDSVGVSVGASQTPAAPAAPAAPAPEPALAAAEPAPAPAPEPEPEPMPEPEPESDEMFGADDSGAPDEMASDDEF from the coding sequence ATGAGCGTCACCCTCGCCACCGTGGCGGAAGCATTGATCGAGTTCATCTTGAGTCTGCTTCGCGATCCGGATGCCGCCGAGGAGTTCGCGAAGGATCCCGACGGCGCGCTCGCGCAGCGGGGTCTCGGCAACGTGACCGCATCCGACGTGCAGGCGGTGACCCCGGTCGTCATCGATCGGGTGCAGGTGATCCCGGCACCGTCCGGGAGCGGTGGCGGTGGCGGTGGCGGCGATGACCACTCGACGCCCGTGAGCATCGTCGTCTCGCAGGCCGCCGCGCCCGCCGTCCGCGAGATCCAGAACATCACCCAGAACTTCACCTGGGCCGACAACCGCGCCTCCATCGTCGACCAGTCCACGAACCAGAGCATCTGGGCGGGCGGCGACGTCACCCAGGTGTTCGACCAGGAGGCGGCCGTCGCCTCGGGCGACGACGCCATCGCCGCGGGCGAGGACGTCGACATCGACCAGACGTCGGATCACTCGGTCACGGTCACCGCCGGCGGCGCGGTGAACATCGGCAGCGACACGACCGTCACCGTGGTCGAGGACTCGTACAACGACACGACCGACAACTCCGTGACGACCGACAACTCCACGACGGCGACCATCGTCGCCTCGGGGAACGACGGTCTGCAGGTGACGACTTCGGAGTCGTCGGGCAACACGACGTCGACCACCACCGAGACGACCTCGTCGACGCAGGTCGTGCTCACCGACGATTCGGTCGGCGTTTCGGTGGGCGCGTCGCAGACGCCCGCGGCACCCGCGGCCCCGGCAGCCCCCGCGCCCGAGCCGGCACTCGCCGCGGCCGAGCCCGCACCCGCTCCCGCGCCCGAACCCGAACCCGAACCGATGCCTGAGCCCGAACCGGAGTCGGATGAGATGTTCGGCGCGGACGACAGCGGCGCGCCCGACGAGATGGCATCGGATGACGAGTTCTGA
- a CDS encoding dynamin family protein, producing MTRSEMLRVAGLVTSAQALYHDDPTAVAELDGYAVRLREPLRLAVAGMVKAGKSTLLNAIIGEQIAPTDAGECTRTITWYRHGASPRITVHLADGTTWSMPIHRVRGRLVLDLGPWTADDVAWIDVEWPAEALRSLILIDTPGVASLSSDVSARSSAFLFPDDAPPAADAIVYLLRYMHASDLGFLESFRDTAAGASETVNAVAVLSRADEIGSGRIDSLLSAARIAERYRGDGELRALALDVLPVAGLLAEAGTTVREHEFDAFCALADLAHEERERLLISVDRFTAPGMRAGLDHAERQELLGRFGIFGVRLGAALVRAGAASASELAERMVQQSGLIDLERFIDAQFRSRIAVLKCRAVLDGLQRLTASRSRPGDDVLRGGIERALAGMHELRELALIAALRTATSSMPAEEAAEAERLVGGFGVDPLVRLGLPEGSDAAAVRGRITVATARWRALAASPVASHAVADHCGVVVRSVEALASDLRARSRARPATDVVAAGRPLQGPG from the coding sequence GTGACGCGGTCGGAGATGCTGCGGGTCGCCGGCCTCGTGACGTCGGCGCAGGCGCTCTATCACGACGATCCGACGGCGGTCGCGGAGCTCGACGGGTACGCCGTCCGTCTGCGAGAGCCGCTGCGGCTCGCGGTGGCGGGCATGGTGAAGGCCGGCAAGTCGACGCTCCTCAACGCCATCATCGGCGAGCAGATCGCGCCGACCGACGCGGGCGAGTGCACGCGGACGATCACCTGGTACCGGCACGGCGCATCGCCGCGCATCACCGTGCACCTCGCCGACGGCACGACCTGGTCGATGCCGATCCACCGCGTCCGGGGGCGGCTCGTGCTCGATCTCGGACCGTGGACCGCCGACGACGTGGCGTGGATCGACGTCGAGTGGCCGGCCGAGGCCCTGCGCTCGCTGATCCTGATCGACACCCCCGGCGTGGCGTCGTTGTCGTCCGACGTGTCGGCGCGGTCGTCGGCGTTCCTCTTCCCCGATGACGCGCCCCCGGCGGCCGACGCGATCGTCTACCTCCTGCGCTACATGCACGCATCCGATCTCGGATTCCTCGAGTCGTTCCGCGACACCGCGGCCGGCGCCTCCGAGACCGTGAACGCCGTGGCCGTCCTGTCCCGCGCCGACGAGATCGGCTCCGGGCGGATCGACTCGCTCCTGTCGGCGGCGCGGATCGCCGAGCGCTATCGCGGCGACGGCGAGCTGCGCGCCCTGGCGCTCGACGTGCTCCCCGTCGCGGGGCTCCTCGCCGAAGCGGGGACCACGGTGCGCGAGCACGAGTTCGACGCGTTCTGCGCGCTCGCCGACCTCGCGCACGAGGAGCGCGAGCGCCTGCTGATCTCAGTCGACCGGTTCACGGCGCCGGGCATGCGGGCCGGGCTCGATCACGCCGAACGGCAGGAGCTGCTGGGCAGATTCGGCATCTTCGGCGTGCGTCTCGGGGCGGCGCTCGTGCGTGCCGGTGCCGCGAGCGCTTCCGAGCTCGCCGAGCGGATGGTGCAGCAGAGCGGCCTCATCGACCTGGAGCGGTTCATCGACGCGCAGTTCCGCTCACGCATCGCGGTGCTGAAGTGCCGCGCGGTGCTCGACGGGCTGCAGCGCCTGACGGCGTCGCGTTCGCGGCCGGGCGACGACGTGCTCCGCGGCGGCATCGAGCGTGCGCTCGCAGGGATGCACGAGCTGAGAGAGCTCGCCCTGATCGCTGCGCTGCGCACCGCGACGTCCTCGATGCCGGCCGAGGAGGCGGCGGAGGCGGAGCGTCTCGTCGGCGGGTTCGGCGTCGACCCGCTGGTGCGCCTCGGGCTCCCCGAGGGATCGGATGCCGCGGCGGTGCGCGGCCGGATCACGGTCGCGACGGCACGGTGGCGCGCGCTGGCGGCGTCGCCCGTCGCCTCGCACGCAGTGGCCGACCACTGCGGAGTCGTGGTCCGCAGCGTCGAGGCGCTGGCCTCAGATCTCCGCGCCCGCTCCCGCGCCCGCCCCGCGACGGACGTCGTGGCCGCGGGCCGTCCACTTCAGGGCCCCGGGTAG
- a CDS encoding dynamin family protein, whose product MDQAAPATTVAVRVPALAGDVASADLIALVDRARGLAADLDRDDLTARLAGTRSRLLDPDIRVVVVGQFKQGKSKLVNALINAPVCAVDDDLATSVPIAVGFGPSPSAEVLLREDGARSGVVDRVSVPIDAIDDFLSSHVRSDDRRTVVGVEVSVPREILKGGLRIVDSPGVGGFESTRSLSTLTALSSAHAVLLVSDASQEYTEPEMQFLRHALRISPNVAAVVSKTDIYPQWRDIESIDRGHLSDVGDVPVFAVSSDLRLLAAGTQDRELNDESGFPALVAHLRRNVLGQAEEVQRRAASHDLVSVTEQLALSLQTELNALLHPEETPALIARLEEYKTRAEEFRSRGARWQVALSDGVADLISDTEHDLRDRLRKVQHEAETSIEEGDPGPIWDQIVEWIDQRVAAAVAETFVWTDERSKWLAEQVAREFAEDELVLPRIDVGATDGVLDPVTDLRTLDEGRLSATEKIYIGVRGSYGGVLMVGLATSLIGLPLINPLSLLAGVLVGRRAYREDMSSRLLRRQFEAKNLIRRHIEEVVFQVGKQLKDRLRLVQRASRDHFTAIADELHRSITESVTAARQAAVGYERDRDSRVQALRAQLARVEEIRRRLPAPVHPVTVHPGTVHPAIEVGESPR is encoded by the coding sequence GTGGATCAGGCCGCGCCTGCGACGACCGTCGCGGTGAGAGTGCCGGCGCTCGCCGGTGACGTCGCATCAGCCGATCTCATCGCGCTCGTCGACAGGGCGAGGGGCCTCGCGGCCGACCTCGATCGCGACGATCTCACCGCCCGCCTCGCAGGCACACGATCGCGACTGCTCGACCCCGACATCCGTGTGGTGGTGGTCGGCCAGTTCAAGCAAGGCAAGAGCAAACTCGTCAACGCGCTGATCAACGCGCCGGTGTGCGCGGTCGACGACGATCTCGCGACCAGCGTGCCCATCGCCGTGGGGTTCGGACCGTCTCCGTCGGCCGAGGTGCTGCTTCGCGAAGACGGGGCGCGCAGCGGGGTGGTCGATCGCGTCTCGGTGCCCATCGACGCGATCGACGATTTCCTGTCGTCGCACGTGCGCTCCGACGACCGGCGCACCGTGGTCGGCGTCGAGGTGTCCGTTCCGCGCGAGATCCTCAAGGGCGGGCTTCGGATCGTCGACTCGCCCGGGGTCGGCGGGTTCGAGTCGACCCGGTCGCTGTCCACGCTGACAGCCCTGTCCAGCGCGCACGCCGTGCTGCTGGTGTCGGATGCGTCGCAGGAGTACACCGAGCCCGAGATGCAGTTCCTCCGCCACGCGCTGCGGATCTCTCCCAACGTCGCGGCCGTCGTGTCGAAGACCGACATCTATCCGCAGTGGCGAGACATCGAGTCGATCGATCGCGGCCACCTCTCCGACGTCGGCGACGTGCCCGTCTTCGCGGTCTCGAGCGACCTGCGCCTGCTGGCTGCGGGGACGCAGGACCGCGAGCTCAACGACGAGTCCGGGTTCCCCGCGCTCGTCGCCCACCTGCGCCGGAACGTGCTCGGGCAGGCGGAGGAGGTGCAGCGGCGCGCGGCATCCCACGATCTCGTCTCGGTGACCGAGCAGCTGGCGCTGTCGCTCCAGACCGAGCTCAACGCGCTGCTGCACCCGGAGGAGACTCCCGCGCTCATCGCCCGGCTCGAGGAGTACAAGACCCGCGCGGAGGAGTTCCGCAGCCGGGGCGCCCGGTGGCAGGTCGCCCTCAGCGACGGCGTCGCCGACCTCATCTCCGACACCGAGCACGACCTCCGCGACCGGCTGCGCAAAGTCCAGCACGAGGCGGAGACCTCGATCGAGGAGGGCGACCCCGGACCCATCTGGGACCAGATCGTCGAGTGGATCGATCAGCGCGTGGCGGCGGCGGTCGCCGAGACCTTCGTCTGGACCGACGAGCGGTCGAAGTGGCTCGCAGAGCAGGTGGCCCGCGAGTTCGCCGAGGACGAGCTCGTCCTGCCCCGCATCGACGTCGGCGCGACCGACGGGGTGCTCGACCCCGTGACCGACCTCCGCACCCTCGACGAGGGGCGCCTGAGCGCGACCGAGAAGATCTACATCGGGGTGCGCGGCTCGTACGGCGGCGTGCTGATGGTGGGACTCGCGACGAGCCTGATCGGTCTGCCGCTCATCAACCCGCTGTCGCTGCTCGCGGGCGTGCTCGTCGGGCGGCGGGCCTATCGCGAAGACATGTCGTCACGACTCCTGCGCCGCCAGTTCGAGGCGAAGAACCTGATCCGCCGCCACATCGAAGAGGTCGTCTTCCAGGTCGGCAAGCAGCTCAAGGACAGGCTCCGACTGGTGCAGCGCGCATCGCGCGACCACTTCACCGCGATCGCCGACGAGCTCCACCGGTCGATCACGGAGTCGGTGACCGCGGCGCGACAGGCTGCCGTCGGCTACGAGCGCGATCGCGACAGCCGGGTGCAGGCGCTGCGGGCGCAGCTCGCCCGGGTCGAAGAGATCCGGCGCCGGCTGCCGGCCCCCGTGCACCCCGTCACTGTGCACCCGGGCACCGTGCATCCGGCCATCGAAGTCGGAGAGAGTCCGCGGTGA
- a CDS encoding class I SAM-dependent methyltransferase, with protein sequence MEMSELTALLTPEGLRLLDGLGEIGSTDEVARTVTRLRRDGHSPDLVSAVVTQARLRSRASAKFGPFADRMLFTRAGLEQATRLPIAARHAARFRDAGLTRVADLGCGIGGDALGLAGIGLTVTAVDADEVTAAIAAYNLAPFGDGAVVKHGTAEGTDLTGVDAVWLDPARRTAGHAETTRTRPEDWSPSLDWAFALAERMPTGIKLGPGLDRSLIPDDVEAQWVSADGSTIELVLWSGALARAGIRRSALVVRGDSAHELTAGADAPDVEARQLGAYLHEPDGAVIRARLIGDVARSLQAGVLDEHIAYLTSDAALTSPFVSSFRVRETLPSDVKALAKALRARGIGRLEIKKRGVDVDPATLRTRLKLQGDDAATLILTRIGSTRTAILADRIGA encoded by the coding sequence GTGGAGATGTCCGAACTGACCGCCCTGCTGACCCCCGAAGGCCTGCGCCTCCTCGACGGACTCGGCGAGATCGGCTCCACCGACGAGGTCGCGCGCACCGTGACGCGGCTCCGTCGCGACGGGCACTCCCCCGACCTCGTCTCGGCCGTCGTCACCCAGGCACGGCTGCGCTCACGCGCGTCGGCGAAGTTCGGACCGTTCGCGGATCGGATGCTGTTCACCCGTGCCGGGCTCGAACAGGCCACCCGCCTGCCGATCGCCGCGCGCCACGCCGCACGGTTCCGCGACGCGGGCCTGACGCGCGTCGCCGACCTCGGCTGCGGCATCGGCGGCGACGCCCTCGGTCTCGCCGGCATCGGACTCACCGTGACCGCCGTCGACGCCGACGAGGTCACCGCGGCGATCGCCGCGTACAACCTCGCGCCGTTCGGCGACGGCGCGGTCGTGAAGCACGGCACCGCCGAAGGAACCGACCTCACCGGCGTCGACGCGGTGTGGCTCGACCCCGCGAGACGCACGGCCGGTCACGCCGAGACCACCCGCACCCGCCCCGAGGACTGGTCGCCGTCGCTCGACTGGGCGTTCGCGCTCGCCGAGCGGATGCCGACGGGCATCAAGCTCGGCCCCGGCCTCGACCGCAGCCTCATCCCCGACGACGTCGAAGCGCAGTGGGTCAGCGCCGACGGGTCGACCATCGAACTCGTGCTGTGGTCGGGCGCACTCGCGCGCGCCGGCATCCGTCGCTCCGCCCTCGTCGTGCGCGGCGACTCCGCACACGAACTGACCGCGGGGGCGGATGCTCCCGACGTCGAGGCGCGGCAGCTGGGCGCCTATCTGCACGAGCCCGACGGTGCCGTCATCCGCGCCCGGCTCATCGGCGACGTCGCGCGCTCGCTCCAAGCCGGCGTGCTCGACGAGCACATCGCGTACCTCACGTCGGATGCCGCGCTGACGAGCCCGTTCGTGTCGTCGTTCCGGGTGAGGGAGACGCTCCCCTCCGACGTGAAGGCGCTCGCGAAGGCGCTGCGGGCGCGTGGGATCGGGCGACTCGAGATCAAGAAGCGCGGGGTCGACGTCGACCCGGCGACACTTCGCACTCGGCTGAAGCTGCAAGGCGACGACGCGGCGACGCTCATCCTGACGCGCATCGGGTCCACCCGCACCGCGATCCTCGCCGACCGCATCGGCGCGTGA
- the tsaD gene encoding tRNA (adenosine(37)-N6)-threonylcarbamoyltransferase complex transferase subunit TsaD encodes MNRDEPLVLGIETSCDETGIGIVRGRTLLSNTIASSMDEHARYGGVVPEVAARAHLEALQPSIEAALAEAGVALADLDAVAVTSGPGLAGALMVGVGAAKALAVSLGKPLYAVNHLVGHIAADILDADAPPLEYPTVALLVSGGHTSLLLVRDLTTDVELLGETMDDAAGEAFDKVARLLGLPYPGGPQIDRVAAAGDPRAIAFPRGLSRASDMAAHRYDFSFSGLKTAVARYVEQRRAAGDEVSVADVAASFREAVVDVLVTKALAACRDHDVPRLLLGGGVIANRRLRDTALERGAAAGVTVRIPPLSLCTDNGAMIAALAAELIMSGREPSTLEFGADSTLPVTEIQVAGYAEAAA; translated from the coding sequence ATGAACCGCGACGAGCCCCTGGTGCTCGGCATCGAGACCAGCTGCGACGAGACCGGCATCGGCATCGTGCGTGGGCGCACCCTGCTGTCGAACACCATCGCGAGCTCGATGGACGAGCATGCCCGGTACGGCGGCGTCGTACCCGAGGTCGCCGCGCGCGCTCACCTCGAGGCGCTGCAGCCCTCGATCGAGGCGGCCCTCGCCGAGGCAGGCGTCGCCCTCGCCGACCTCGACGCCGTCGCCGTGACGAGTGGTCCGGGTCTGGCCGGTGCGCTCATGGTGGGGGTCGGCGCAGCCAAGGCGCTCGCCGTCTCGCTCGGCAAGCCGCTCTACGCCGTCAACCACCTCGTGGGGCACATCGCAGCCGACATCCTCGACGCGGATGCTCCGCCCCTCGAATACCCCACCGTGGCCCTGCTCGTGAGCGGCGGGCACACCTCGCTGCTCCTCGTCCGCGACCTGACGACCGACGTCGAACTGCTCGGCGAGACGATGGACGATGCCGCGGGCGAGGCCTTCGACAAGGTGGCGCGGCTGCTCGGGCTCCCGTACCCCGGCGGCCCGCAGATCGATCGCGTGGCGGCCGCCGGCGACCCCCGCGCGATCGCGTTCCCACGAGGACTGTCACGCGCGAGCGACATGGCGGCGCATCGCTACGACTTCTCGTTCTCCGGCCTGAAGACCGCCGTCGCGCGGTACGTCGAGCAGCGTCGCGCCGCCGGCGACGAGGTGTCGGTCGCCGATGTCGCCGCGAGCTTCCGCGAGGCCGTCGTCGACGTGCTCGTCACCAAGGCGCTCGCCGCCTGCCGCGACCACGACGTGCCGCGACTGCTGCTCGGCGGGGGTGTGATCGCCAATCGGCGCCTGCGCGACACGGCGCTCGAGCGCGGCGCTGCCGCCGGCGTGACGGTGCGCATTCCGCCGCTCTCGCTGTGCACCGACAACGGCGCCATGATCGCCGCGCTCGCCGCCGAGCTGATCATGTCGGGGCGCGAGCCGTCGACGCTGGAATTCGGCGCGGACTCGACGCTGCCCGTGACGGAGATCCAGGTCGCCGGCTACGCGGAGGCTGCCGCGTGA
- the rimI gene encoding ribosomal protein S18-alanine N-acetyltransferase, which yields MTLRTAVAADLEAVMRLERDSFPTDAWSDAMMREELASPHGWYVVDEEAGRLVGYAGLRAVRGATDADVQTITIAAGSRGLGRGRTLLRALLVEAAARGAHDVFLEVRADNPVAQALYASEGFIEIARRPRYYQPDDVDAIVMKLDLRGWATAPAARADEAGACT from the coding sequence ATGACGCTGCGCACCGCCGTCGCCGCCGACCTCGAGGCCGTGATGCGGCTCGAGCGCGACTCGTTCCCGACCGACGCCTGGTCCGACGCGATGATGCGCGAGGAGCTCGCGTCGCCGCACGGGTGGTACGTCGTCGACGAGGAGGCCGGCCGCCTCGTGGGCTACGCGGGACTGCGCGCAGTGCGCGGAGCGACGGATGCCGACGTGCAGACGATCACCATCGCCGCGGGTTCGCGCGGGCTCGGCCGCGGTCGGACGCTGCTCCGTGCGCTGCTGGTGGAGGCGGCGGCTCGTGGAGCCCACGACGTGTTCCTCGAAGTGCGCGCCGACAACCCGGTGGCGCAGGCGCTGTACGCGTCGGAGGGCTTCATCGAGATCGCCCGTCGCCCCCGGTACTACCAGCCCGACGACGTCGACGCCATCGTGATGAAGCTCGACCTGCGCGGCTGGGCGACCGCACCCGCGGCGCGCGCTGACGAAGCGGGAGCCTGCACATGA